GGACTACGGGGTAGATGATTTTTTCAACGAGTTCGTGATTCTCGAGTTCTTTTAATTGCACATTCAACACCCGGCTGGACGCTCCCGGAATTTTTCGTTGCAGCTCGCTGGGGCGTTGAAAGCCTTCGATGATAAACCACAAAAGCCGCATTTTCCATACAGCACTTCACCAATCAGGTCGAGCCCCGCAATTCAGGTTGGGCATTGTCTTTCTTTCGTACATCATGCAAATATAAACATATGCTCGCATCGGTTTAATAGGGA
This portion of the Dyadobacter sp. CECT 9275 genome encodes:
- a CDS encoding winged helix-turn-helix transcriptional regulator, coding for MRLLWFIIEGFQRPSELQRKIPGASSRVLNVQLKELENHELVEKIIYPVVPPKVEYFLTEFGKSLIPVIGAIGQWGDEHDQRLRTLIEKNIQP